A window of the Loxodonta africana isolate mLoxAfr1 chromosome 3, mLoxAfr1.hap2, whole genome shotgun sequence genome harbors these coding sequences:
- the PRKAB2 gene encoding 5'-AMP-activated protein kinase subunit beta-2 isoform X1 — MGNTTSDRVSGERHGTKAARAEGAGSHASGKEHKIMVGSTDDPSVFSLQDSKLPGDKEFVSWQQDLEDAVKPTQQARPTVIRWSEGGKEVFISGSFNNWSTKIPLIKSHNDFVAILDLPEGEHQYKFFVDGQWVHDPSEPVVTSQLGTINNLIHVKKSDFEVFDALKLDSMESSETSCRDLSSSPPGPYGQEMYVFRSEERFKSPPILPPHLLQVILNKDTNISCDPALLPEPNHVMLNHLYALSIKDSVMVLSATHRYKKKYVTTLLYKPI; from the exons ATGGGAAACACCACCAGCGACCGGGTGTCCGGGGAGCGCCACGGCACCAAGGCTGCGCGTGCCGAGGGTGCCGGCAGCCATGCCTCGGGCAAGGAGCACAAGATCATGGTCGGGAGCACCGATGACCCCAGCGTCTTCAGCCTGCAGGACTCCAAG CTCCCTGGGGACAAAGAGTTTGTATCATGGCAGCAAGATCTGGAGGACGCTGTAAAGCCCACACAGCAGGCGCGGCCCACTGTCATCCGCTGGTCTGAAGGAGGCAAGGAGGTCTTCATCTCTGGGTCCTTCAACAATTGGAGTACCAAGATTCCACTGATTAAGAG CCATAATGACTTTGTTGCCATCCTGGACCTTCCTGAGGGAGAGCACCAGTATAAGTTCTTCGTGGATGGACAGTGGGTTCATGATCCATCAGAG CCTGTGGTTACCAGTCAGCTTGGCACAATTAATAATTTGATCCATGTCAAGAAATCGGATTTTGAGGTGTTTGATGCTTTAAAGCTAGATTCTATGGAAAGCTCAGAGACATCTTGCCGAG ACCTTTCCAGCTCACCTCCAGGGCCTTATGGTCAAGAAATGTATGTGTTTCGATCTGAGGAGCGATTCAAGTCCCCGCCCATCCTTCCTCCTCACCTTCTCCAAGTTATTCTTAACAAGGACACTAACATTTCT tgtgaCCCCGCCTTGCTCCCGGAGCCCAACCATGTTATGCTGAACCATCTCTATGCGTTGTCCATTAAG
- the PRKAB2 gene encoding 5'-AMP-activated protein kinase subunit beta-2 isoform X2 — translation MGNTTSDRVSGERHGTKAARAEGAGSHASGKEHKIMVGSTDDPSVFSLQDSKLPGDKEFVSWQQDLEDAVKPTQQARPTVIRWSEGGKEVFISGSFNNWSTKIPLIKSHNDFVAILDLPEGEHQYKFFVDGQWVHDPSEPVVTSQLGTINNLIHVKKSDFEVFDALKLDSMESSETSCRDLSSSPPGPYGQEMYVFRSEERFKSPPILPPHLLQVILNKDTNISCDPALLPEPNHVMLNHLYALSIKIKKLRLREGQIARQCDGP, via the exons ATGGGAAACACCACCAGCGACCGGGTGTCCGGGGAGCGCCACGGCACCAAGGCTGCGCGTGCCGAGGGTGCCGGCAGCCATGCCTCGGGCAAGGAGCACAAGATCATGGTCGGGAGCACCGATGACCCCAGCGTCTTCAGCCTGCAGGACTCCAAG CTCCCTGGGGACAAAGAGTTTGTATCATGGCAGCAAGATCTGGAGGACGCTGTAAAGCCCACACAGCAGGCGCGGCCCACTGTCATCCGCTGGTCTGAAGGAGGCAAGGAGGTCTTCATCTCTGGGTCCTTCAACAATTGGAGTACCAAGATTCCACTGATTAAGAG CCATAATGACTTTGTTGCCATCCTGGACCTTCCTGAGGGAGAGCACCAGTATAAGTTCTTCGTGGATGGACAGTGGGTTCATGATCCATCAGAG CCTGTGGTTACCAGTCAGCTTGGCACAATTAATAATTTGATCCATGTCAAGAAATCGGATTTTGAGGTGTTTGATGCTTTAAAGCTAGATTCTATGGAAAGCTCAGAGACATCTTGCCGAG ACCTTTCCAGCTCACCTCCAGGGCCTTATGGTCAAGAAATGTATGTGTTTCGATCTGAGGAGCGATTCAAGTCCCCGCCCATCCTTCCTCCTCACCTTCTCCAAGTTATTCTTAACAAGGACACTAACATTTCT tgtgaCCCCGCCTTGCTCCCGGAGCCCAACCATGTTATGCTGAACCATCTCTATGCGTTGTCCATTAAG ataaagaaactaaggctcagagaaggtcAAATTGCCA